From a region of the Arachis ipaensis cultivar K30076 chromosome B09, Araip1.1, whole genome shotgun sequence genome:
- the LOC107618852 gene encoding uncharacterized protein LOC107618852 isoform X2, protein MPMALFTTTTTTALLLPPPSSSSSVNKSSSFHNFRVPFTVHCCSLSPIPLSHRFHSLRVRMAPEEEKMTRRSPLDFPIEWERPKPGRRPDIFPQFSPMKTPLPPPLPADPPEEDEEEEEEKKEEPEEDPDKEETDEPKQQ, encoded by the exons ATGCCCATGGCGCTGTttacaaccaccaccaccaccgccttACTCCTTCCacctccttcttcttcctcttccgtCAACAAGTCTTCATCTTTCCACAACTTTCGAGTACCCTTTACTGTCCATTGCTGCTCTCTCTCTCCAATTCCACTTTCCCATCGCTTCCACTCCCTCCGTGTTCGTATGGCCCCCGAAGAGGAGAAGATGACTCGCCGTTCCCCTCTCGATTTCCCTATT GAATGGGAAAGGCCGAAGCCAGGACGAAGACCGGATATATTCCCTCAATTTAGTCCAATGAAGACACCATTGCCACCTCCATTGCCTGCAGATCCACCCGAAGAGgacgaggaagaggaggaagaaaagaaagaggaaccAGAGGAAGATCCTGATAAGGAGGAGACAGATGAGCCAAAACAGCAATAA
- the LOC107618852 gene encoding uncharacterized protein LOC107618852 isoform X3, with amino-acid sequence MPMALFTTTTTTALLLPPPSSSSSVNKSSSFHNFRVPFTVHCCSLSPIPLSHRFHSLRVRMAPEEEKMTRRSPLDFPIVCSFISLSLSCLNSCAGVEACFVLQEVLEGMGKAEARTKTGYIPSI; translated from the exons ATGCCCATGGCGCTGTttacaaccaccaccaccaccgccttACTCCTTCCacctccttcttcttcctcttccgtCAACAAGTCTTCATCTTTCCACAACTTTCGAGTACCCTTTACTGTCCATTGCTGCTCTCTCTCTCCAATTCCACTTTCCCATCGCTTCCACTCCCTCCGTGTTCGTATGGCCCCCGAAGAGGAGAAGATGACTCGCCGTTCCCCTCTCGATTTCCCTATTGTATGTTCCttcatttctctctctctttcttgttTGAATTCTTGTGCTGGTGTTGAAGCATGTTTCGTGCTGCAAGAGGTTCTTGAAG GAATGGGAAAGGCCGAAGCCAGGACGAAGACCGGATATATTCCCTCAATTTAG
- the LOC107619361 gene encoding mitochondrial arginine transporter BAC2, with protein sequence MDFWPEFLASSWGKEFVAGGFGGIAGIVSGYPLDTIRIRQQSSNIFGGSSSSAFSVLRNAIAKEGPASLYRGMGAPLASVTFQNAAVFQTYAVLSRVFDKSVSPKDPPSYKGVALGGVGTGALQSIILSPVELIKIRLQLRRGANHLTEPQKGPVMVAKNIWRKEGLRGIYRGLGITVIRDAPAHGIYFWTYEYVREQLHPGCRRSGQESLTTMLTAGGLAGVTSWISCYPFDVVKTRLQAQTPDSLKYNGIVDCLRKSIKEEGHAVLWRGLGTAVARAFVVNGAVFAAYEITLRLLFSNGNIQMQETI encoded by the exons aTGGATTTCTGGCCAGAGTTTCTTGCATCAAGTTGGGGAAAAGAGTTTGTAGCTGGAGGGTTTGGAGGGATTGCTGGAATTGTATCTGGTTATCCATTAGATACAATAAGGATAAGGCAACAAAGCTCAAACATTTTTGGTGGTTCATCATCATCAGCATTCAGTGTTCTTAGAAATGCTATTGCTAAGGAAGGACCAGCTTCTCTCTACCGTGGCATGGGTGCACCTTTGGCCTCTGTTACATTTCAG AATGCTGCAGTTTTCCAAACTTATGCAGTTCTCTCAAGAGTTTTTGACAAATCTGTTTCTCCCAAAGACCCTCCTTCCTATAAGGGTGTAGCATTAGGAGGAGTTGGCACTGGTGCTCTCCAGAGCATAATTCTTTCCCCAGTAGAGCTGATTAAGATTCGTCTTCAACTGCGCCGCGGTGCAAACCACTTGACAGAACCCCAAAAGGGTCCTGTTATGGTTGCCAAGAACATATGGAGAAAGGAAGGACTCAGAGGAATCTACAGAGGACTAGGCATCACTGTGATAAGAGATGCACCTGCCCATGGTATCTATTTCTGGACATATGAATACGTAAGAGAACAGCTTCACCCGGGATGTAGAAGAAGTGGCCAAGAAAGCTTGACAACTATGTTAACAGCAGGTGGGTTAGCTGGGGTAACAAGCTGGATTTCTTGCTACCCTTTTGATGTTGTGAAAACGAGGTTACAGGCACAAACACCAGATTCTTTAAAATACAATGGCATTGTTGATTGCCTTAGAAAGAGTATTAAGGAAGAAGGGCATGCTGTTCTATGGCGTGGACTAGGAACTGCAGTTGCTAGAGCTTTTGTGGTGAATGGTGCTGTGTTTGCAGCATATGAGATAACACTAAGGTTATTGTTTAGTAATGGAAATATTCAAATGCAGGAAACTATATAA
- the LOC107618974 gene encoding pyridoxal 5'-phosphate synthase-like subunit PDX1.2, translating to MAEDGTVTLYNTTVITDPKHNPYSFKVGVAQTLRGGAILHVSTVEQAKIAERAGACAVVVSESPSRGAGGILRMTDPSLVKDIKRAVSIPVLARARVGHFVEAQILEAIGVDYVDESEALAVADEQNHINKHNFRCPFICGARNLGEALRRVREGAAMVRTQGDLTGSGNVAEVVKNVRSVMGDIRILTNMDDDEVFAFSKKIEAPYDLVAQTKQMGRLPVVHFAAGGIVTPADAALMMQLGCDGVFVGSEIFQFEDPYKRVRGIVQAVRHYNDLHVLVETSCGLTRAMADLNLNGDRIED from the exons ATGGCCGAAGATGGCACCGTAACTCTCTACAACACCACCGTCATCACTGATCCGAAGCACAACCCGTACTCCTTCAAGGTTGGAGTCGCCCAGACTCTTCGCGGCGGAGCCATTCTCCATGTCTCCACCGTCGAACAAGCCAAGATCGCCGAACGAGCTGGCGCATGCGCCGTCGTTGTGTCCGAGTCGCCGTCGCGAGGTGCCGGTGGCATTCTCCGCATGACGGATCCTTCGCTCGTCAAGGATATCAAGCGCGCCGTCTCGATCCCCGTCCTCGCTCGTGCTCGCGTCGGCCATTTCGTCGAGGCTCAGATCCTTGAAGCCATTGGCGTTGATTACGTTGACGAGAGCGAAGCTCTCGCCGTCGCCGATGAGCAAAACCACATCAACAAGCACAATTTCAG GTGCCCTTTTATTTGCGGTGCACGGAACCTGGGAGAAGCATTGAGGAGGGTGAGGGAGGGCGCAGCAATGGTGAGGACTCAAGGGGATTTGACAGGTTCTGGGAATGTTGCAGAGGTTGTGAAGAACGTGAGGTCTGTGATGGGGGACATAAGGATTCTTACTAACATGGATGACGACGAGGTTTTTGCATTCTCGAAGAAGATTGAGGCACCTTACGACCTTGTGGCGCAGACAAAGCAGATGGGTAGGCTTCCAGTGGTGCATTTCGCAGCTGGAGGGATTGTGACCCCTGCAGATGCAGCATTGATGATGCAGCTGGGTTGTGATGGGGTGTTTGTAGGGTCTGAGATTTTCCAATTTGAGGATCCTTACAAGAGAGTTCGGGGGATAGTTCAGGCTGTTAGGCACTACAATGATCTTCATGTGTTGGTTGAGACTAGCTGTGGCTTGACTCGGGCTATGGCTGATCTTAATCTTAATGGAGACAGGATTGAGGATTGA
- the LOC107619329 gene encoding kinesin-like protein KIN-13B gives MNRQGQRSGGSAVHQHRHYSENLLEPSSNTSWLHSHSNIHSSSSFIPPLQDYNLYGGGGSRMYRNSVQRSFSGGSDYYYDAEASALPKKKYGEEVSPADFSPGLLDIHSFDTELLPEMPASDVSDATLYQPTLGRGFDDAEPYMFSKQSGRGRAPDNNLMSNVSSTDKEKSSSVAKIKVVVRKRPLNKKEIAKNEEDIIETISNSLTVHETKLKVDLTQYVEKHEFVFDAVLNEEVTNDEVYRETVEPIVPIIFQRTKATCFAYGQTGSGKTYTMKPLPLKASRDILRLMHHTYKNQGFQLFVSFFEIYGGKLFDLLNDRKKLCMREDGKQQVCIVGLQEYQVSDVEMIKELIDQGNATRSTGTTGANEESSRSHAILQLAIKRSTDGNGSKPPRVAVIGKLSFIDLAGSERGADTTDNDKQTRIEGAEINKSLLALKECIRALDNDQGHIPFRGSKLTEVLRDSFVGNSRTVMISCISPSSGSCEHTLNTLRYADRVKSLSKGHNSKKDTISSFNLKESITIPVSSFPASAYEDHVVDASLEDNDVDEFSPPEEYYEEVKPSLKKYGKIEPSYGVTEDKSKKQNNQIKWKDLPNVEPKTVHSDDDLNALLKEEEDLVNAHRKQVEETMNIVREEMNLLVEADQPGNQLDDYVTKLNAILTQKAAGILQLQTRLAHFQKRLKEHNVLVSSNGY, from the exons ATGAACAGACAAGGGCAGCGATCCGGTGGTTCGGCGGTGCACCAACACCGTCACTACTCCGAAAACCTTCTCGAACCTTCCTCCAATACCAGCTGGCTTCACTCTCACTCTAATATTCACTCCTCTTCCAGTTTCATTCCTCCTCTTCAG GATTATAATTTGTATGGTGGAGGAGGAAGCAGAATGTATAGGAACAGCGTTCAAAGGAGCTTCAGCGGAGGAAGTGATTATTACTATGACGCGGAGGCCTCCGCCCTGCCCAAGAAGAAGTATGGCGAGGAAGTTTCGCCGGCCGATTTCAGCCCAGGCCTCTTGGATATCCATTCATTTGATACTGAGCTTCTTCCTGAG ATGCCAGCTTCTGATGTATCCGATGCCACCCTGTATCAGCCTACTCTTGGTAGAGGGTTTGATGATGCTGAGCCTTACATGTTTAGTAAGCAGAGTGGCAGAGGTCGCGCACCTGACAACAACTTAATGAGTAATGTTTCTTCTACTGATAAGGAGAAATCCAGCTCCGTCGCAAAGATTAAAGTTGTG GTTCGCAAAAGACCACTTAACAAGAAGGAAATAGCAAAGAATGAGGAAGACATTATAGAGACAATATCAAATTCTTTAACAGTGCATGAGACTAAACTTAAG GTCGACCTAACTCAGTATGTAGAGAAGCATGAATTTGTTTTCGATGCTGTCTTGAACGAGGAGGTTACAAATGATGAG gtatATCGTGAAACAGTGGAGCCCATAGTGCCAATAATTTTTCAACGAACTAAGGCAACTTGTTTTGCATATGGGCAAACAG GAAGTGGGAAAACTTACACAATGAAGCCACTGCCTCTAAAAGCATCAAGGGACATCTTGAGATTGATGCATCATACATACAAAAATCAGGGATTTCAGTTGTTTGTTAGTTTCTTTGAAATATATGGTGGAAAGCTTTTTGATCTCCTTAATGATCGGAA AAAACTGTGCATGAGAGAGGATGGTAAGCAACAAGTTTGCATTGTTGGCTTGCAAGAGTACCAGGTATCCGATGTAGAGATGATCAAAGAACTGATAGACCAAGGAAATGCCACACGAAGTACTGGCACCACTGGTGCAAATGAGGAATCTTCAAGGTCACATGCAATACTTCAGCTTGCTATCAAGAGGTCAACTGATGGCAATGGGTCGAAGCCTCCTCGTGTTGCTGTTATTGGCAAGCTCTCCTTCATTGATCTTGCGGGAAGTGAACGTGGAGCAGATACCACAGATAATGACAAACAAACAAG AATAGAAGGTGCTGAGATCAATAAAAGCTTACTTGCCCTGAAGGAGTGCATAAGAGCTCTCGATAACGATCAGGGACACATCCCATTCAGAGGCAGTAAATTGACTGAAGTTTTAAGGGATTCATTTGTTGGTAATTCCCGCACTGTTATGATATCATGCATATCACCAAGCTCTGGTTCATGTGAACATACTCTCAATACATTAAGATATGCTGACAG AGTAAAAAGCCTATCAAAGGGTCACAATTCTAAGAAGGATACTATATCTTCATTCAACCTCAAGGAATCTATTACAATTCCTGTATCTTCTTTTCCTGCATCTGCCTATGAGGATCATGTGGTTGATGCATCGCTGGAAGATAATGATGTGGATGAATTTAGCCCTCCCGAAGAGTACTATGAGGAGGTGAAACCATCATTAAAGAAATATGGAAAGATAGAGCCGTCGTATGGTGTGACAGAAGACAAATCGAAGAAGCAGAATAATCAGATCAAATGGAAGGACCTCCCAAATGTTGAACCTAAAACTGTACATTCAGACGATGATTTGAATGCCCTCTTAAAG GAGGAGGAAGATCTTGTAAACGCCCACCGGAAACAAGTAGAGGAGACCATGAATATTGTTAGAGAG GAAATGAACCTCTTGGTTGAAGCAGATCAACCAGGGAATCAGCTGGATGATTATGTTACAAAGCTAAATGCCATTCTAACACAGAAAGCTGCTGGTATCTTGCAGTTGCAAACCCGTTTAGCACATTTTCAAAAACGTTTGAAGGAGCATAATGTTTTGGTTTCATCTAATGGTTACTAA
- the LOC107614855 gene encoding putative Peroxidase 48: MATLMSKMLKKMSFFILLFCIFLSFNTNNNSSNSRISITTTTTSSFCNPSSSSSASSCSSSHSRSVPLDSFSNYPVSLSVKINGGVGEDDDDDDDEFGVLDAGDNDDDDKNDSSDDDDGGGESLQYDYYRNSCPKAERIVRSTMQHIHRTKPYLIPAILRLVFHDCFIQGCDASVLLDDDDYIDSEKEAPPNGSLKGFDVIETIKSKLEEACPRIVSCADILVLAARDSVALAGGPFYPLYTGRRDGSNSYADIATYELPSPYSDLSHTLNSFKAKGFDEREMVTLLG; the protein is encoded by the exons ATGGCAACTTTGATGTCAAAGATGCTCAAGAAGATGAGCTTCTTCATTCTCCTCTTCTGCATCTTCCTCTCTTTCAACACcaacaacaacagcagcaacAGCAGAATAAGCATCACAACCACAACCACCTCCTCTTTCTGTAacccctcttcttcctcttctgcttcttcttgttcttcttcgcACTCTCGTTCTGTTCCTCTGGACTCGTTTTCCAATTACCCTGTCTCGTTATCTGTCAAGATCAATGGTGGTGTTGGTGAAGATGATGACGACGATGATGATGAATTTGGTGTTCTTGACGCtggtgataatgatgatgatgacaaaaaTGATTCTTCTGacgatgatgatggtggtggtgagTCACTTCAGTATGATTACTACCGAAATTCGTGCCCCAAAGCAGAACGAATTGTTCGCTCCACCATGCAACATATTCACCGCACCAAACCCTATTTGATTCCAGCTATCCTTCGCCTTGTTTTCCATGATTGTTTCATTCAG GGATGTGATGCTTCGGTTTTGTTAGATGATGATGATTACATTGATTCAGAGAAAGAGGCACCTCCCAATGGAAGCCTCAAAGGTTTTGATGTAATTGAAACCATCAAATCCAAGCTTGAAGAAGCTTGCCCTAGAATTGTTTCTTGTGCCGATATTCTTGTACTAGCTGCTAGAGACTCTGTGGCTCTG GCTGGTGGCCCCTTCTATCCATTATATACCGGCCGGAGAGATGGTTCGAACTCTTATGCTGACATTGCAACGTATGAGCTTCCTTCGCCCTATTCTGATTTATCACACACCCTTAATTCCTTCAAAGCAAAGGGATTTGATGAAAGGGAGATGGTCACTCTCCTAGGTTAG
- the LOC110266314 gene encoding putative Peroxidase 48, translated as MGNNTFRFDYIEAADIYDPSSLKCSASSPSSASGYTSHRTLSSTAFESTFPNGSPSSSVEEPGITMDLEQPQSDFGITYYRNLLQGRGILYADQQLLEGEVTRYWIKEYALDSTLFHKHFALAMMKLSDLHILTPPMGNIRLNCSKVA; from the exons ATGGGTAACAATACCTTCAGGTTTGATTATATTGAAGCAGCTGATATATATGACCCTTCTTCCCTAAA ATGCAGTGCATCATCTCCCTCATCTGCATCAGGATATACTTCCCACCGCACCCTTTCATCGACAGCTTTTGAGTCAACTTTTCCCAATGGCTCCCCTTCTTCCTCAGTAGAAGAGCCAGGAATTACTATGGACTTGGAACAACCTCAATCAGATTTTGGGATTACGTACTACCGCAACCTATTGCAAGGTAGAGGAATCTTGTATGCTGATCAGCAACTATTGGAAGGCGAAGTAACTCGTTATTGGATCAAGGAATATGCTCTAGATTCTACTTTGTTCCATAAACATTTCGCCCTTGCAATGATGAAACTCTCAGATCTCCATATATTGACACCGCCTATGGGTAACATTCGGCTCAATTGTTCAAAGGTTGCATGA
- the LOC107617726 gene encoding transcription repressor OFP17-like gives MLLRDTIHKSKVLFRKSLRKFRSLFRGGYQKLPRSLSFNTLLCGSGNARRTHTTSDQFYNEFYDHLQYDLSRMKRFCSNSNNITNSKSKEPEIEDIVSFAKQSPQKSFHEDMPKEEKKKKKKNKGNSSQVRNKEDSTKGANVLLLAQKMRELDMVDEGDLEDVLDIEEALHYYSRLKSPVYLDIVDQFFMDMHSDLSFPQPSVSIRT, from the coding sequence ATGCTGCTAAGAGACACCATTCACAAAAGCAAGGTTTTATTCCGCAAAAGCCTTAGAAAATTCAGGTCTTTATTCCGTGGAGGGTACCAAAAACTACCAAGATCACTCTCCTTCAACACTTTACTTTGTGGAAGTGGCAATGCAAGAAGAACTCACACAACAAGTGACCAATTCTACAATGAGTTCTATGATCACTTGCAGTATGATCTCAGCAGAATGAAGAGGTTTTGCAGCAACAGCAACAACATAACAAATTCCAAGTCAAAAGAACCAGAAATTGAAGATATTGTGAGTTTTGCAAAGCAAAGTCCACAAAAGAGCTTTCATGAAGACATgccaaaggaggagaagaagaagaagaagaaaaacaaaggGAACTCATCACAAGTAAGAAATAAGGAGGATTCAACAAAGGGAGCTAATGTTTTACTTTTAGCACAGAAGATGAGAGAATTAGATATGGTTGATGAGGGTGATCTTGAGGATGTACTAGACATAGAAGAGGCACTACATTACTATTCTCGCCTTAAAAGCCCAGTCTATTTAGATATCGTGGACCAGTTTTTCATGGATATGCACTCAGACCTATCGTTTCCACAGCCCTCTGTTAGCATCAGAACCTGA